One Danio aesculapii chromosome 22, fDanAes4.1, whole genome shotgun sequence genomic window carries:
- the LOC130216583 gene encoding uncharacterized protein LOC130216583 has translation MTISVKDPALLTILTLFSDKMLGQITGYHGPRILVSSVSVCGLQDWVYEGRNLYNFHILLLYSIWYMPCVFGESVSVTEGDSVTLNTGAEINEDVEIVWKYGAEKSLIAHINGFAGLFYTYDGPDGRFRDGLRLDHQTGSLTITNIRSEHAGDYQLEIFDVKLTLKTFSVSVYAHLPVPVLIRHCSSSSSSSSVQYCSVLCSVVNVSAVSLSWYKGNSLLSSISVSDLSISLSLPLEVEYQDKNTYSCVINNTISNQTTHLDINTLSRTAAESNLIQSCDSTEAVLRLVVSALVGVAIVAVLVYDVISARGLKEEREQYNIFESGGPITQYTETVPHSESLGIIVGRPINLPTCSLFILLLPFPTIPLFPHHPYIPTIKFSSKYGMVHAGEHASDAAALMEAADLYFINPRVHGPGVCDGQRSSLMTTPSSLSLNH, from the exons atgacaatctctgtaaAGGACCCTGCCCTGCTCaccattctcactctcttctcggATAAGATGTTGGGCCAAATCACAGGTTATCATGGGCCACGGATCCTTGtttcaagtgtatctgtctgcggactgcaagactgGGTGTATGaagggcgtaacttgta taATTTTCACATACTTCTACTGTACAGCATATggtatatgccat GTGTGTTTGGTGAGTCTGTGTCAGTGACAGAGGGAGATTCAGTCACTCTAAACACTGGTGCTGAAATAAATGAAGATGTTGAAATAGTGTGGAAATATGGAGCTGAAAAGTCTCTTATAGcgcacatcaatggatttgctggACTCTTCTACACATACGATGGTCCTGATGGGAGATTCAGAGACGGACTGAGGCTTGATCatcagactggatctctgaccatcacaaaCATCAGATCTGAACATGCTGGAGATTATCAACTGGAGATATTTGATGTAAAACTGACATTGAAAACGTTCAGCGTGTCTGTTTATG CTCATCTGCCTGTTCCTGTCCTCATCAGACACtgttcatcctcctcctcctcttcatcagtgcAGTATTGTTCAGTGCTGTGTTCAGTGGTGAATGTGAGcgctgtgagtctctcctggtacaaaggaaacagtttattgtccagcatcagtgtgtctgatctcagcatcagtctctctctacctctggagGTGGAATATCAGGATAAAAACACCTACAGCTGTGTGATCAACAACACAATCAGCAACCAGACCACACATCTGGACATCAACACACTCTCTCGGACAGCAGCTG AAAGTAACCTCATTCAGAGCTGCGATTCTACTGAAGCCGTGCTGCGATTGGTTGTCTCTGCTCTGGTGGGCGTGGCTATTGTTGCTGTTCTGGTTTATGATGTCATCTCTGCAAGAGGTTTAAAAGAGGAAAGAGAACAATACAATATT TTTGAATCAGGGGGTCCAATCACTCAATATACAGAGACTGTaccccactctgagtctctgggcatcattgTAGGACgcccgatcaacctacctacctgttcactgttcATCCTCTTACTTCCCTTCCCCACCATCCCACTGTTCCCTCACCATCCCTACATCCCCACAATAAAGTTTAGCTCAAAGTATGgcatggtccatgctggtgaacaCGCTTCTGATGCTGCAGCATTGATGGAGGCTGCTGATCTCTACTTCATAAACCCCAGAGTCCATGGTCCTGGTGtttgtgatggtcagagatccagtctgatGACCACCCCCTCCAGCCTGTCTCTGAATCACTGA